Proteins encoded within one genomic window of Propionispora vibrioides:
- a CDS encoding type III polyketide synthase — protein sequence MSGARIMAVGTAVPSYCVRQEEVKALVAGVFKERMSRLDKLLTVFDNTGIETRHLVCPLEWYTVPHGFAEANALYQTQALELAEQAARAAIHQAGAGPGDIGAVFFISSTGIATPTLDTKLLSRLGLSRHTVRLPLWGLGCAGGAAGLARAAEYVKALPEKLVLLVVVELCSLTFQHGDASKANVVGTGLFSDGAAAVVLGATGHGPVLLDSYSTLFDNTAAIMGWDVVESGFKVRFSRDIPSLIRERLPGVMEQACCYWGVEQEKIQHYLVHPGGVKVLQAYEDSLALAPGTFCLAYEVLARYGNMSSASICFVLADFLRKTEPAGQYGILLSMGPGFCAEQVLFQW from the coding sequence ATGAGTGGGGCCAGAATCATGGCAGTAGGCACGGCAGTGCCGTCATATTGTGTCAGGCAGGAAGAAGTCAAAGCATTGGTAGCCGGTGTATTTAAAGAAAGAATGAGCCGTTTAGATAAGCTGTTGACTGTATTCGACAATACGGGAATTGAAACCCGGCATTTGGTATGTCCGCTGGAGTGGTATACCGTTCCTCATGGCTTTGCTGAGGCCAATGCTTTATATCAGACCCAGGCCTTAGAACTGGCTGAACAGGCGGCCCGGGCAGCCATTCACCAGGCCGGCGCCGGACCCGGCGATATTGGTGCCGTTTTTTTTATTTCCTCTACCGGTATTGCCACACCGACGCTGGATACAAAACTACTGTCCCGGTTGGGCTTGTCCCGCCATACCGTCCGTTTGCCGCTTTGGGGGTTGGGCTGCGCCGGTGGAGCCGCCGGTCTGGCACGAGCCGCGGAATATGTAAAAGCGCTGCCAGAGAAATTGGTGCTGCTGGTGGTTGTGGAATTATGCAGTCTAACCTTTCAGCATGGCGACGCCTCCAAGGCCAATGTCGTCGGAACGGGACTTTTTTCGGATGGCGCCGCCGCTGTTGTGCTGGGAGCAACAGGTCATGGCCCGGTGCTGCTTGATAGCTATAGTACGTTATTTGACAATACCGCTGCGATTATGGGCTGGGATGTGGTGGAATCGGGCTTTAAAGTACGCTTTTCCCGCGACATTCCTTCGCTCATTAGGGAACGGCTGCCTGGTGTGATGGAACAGGCCTGTTGCTATTGGGGCGTGGAGCAGGAAAAAATCCAGCATTATCTTGTGCATCCCGGCGGTGTGAAAGTGTTGCAGGCCTATGAAGACAGCCTGGCTCTGGCACCGGGGACTTTCTGCCTGGCCTACGAGGTACTGGCCCGCTATGGCAATATGTCCAGCGCCTCCATTTGCTTTGTGTTGGCGGACTTTTTGCGCAAAACGGAACCGGCCGGCCAGTATGGGATATTGCTATCCATGGGCCCCGGTTTTTGCGCCGAGCAGGTATTGTTTCAATGGTAG
- a CDS encoding isoprenylcysteine carboxyl methyltransferase family protein — protein sequence MVAVGFYLLLGCLVCQRLGELLLARRNRTWLLKQGAKEFGKRHYPLFFLLHIAWFSCLLSESLYNGPTLHSFWYIWGVGLAVAQVLRYWCMGSLGRYWNTRILIVPGAARIRRGPYRYVPHPNYVAVCLELFCIPMIFDAMVTALLFSLLNLILLVGVRVPTENKALRLLQ from the coding sequence ATGGTAGCGGTAGGTTTTTATCTATTGCTGGGCTGTCTGGTTTGCCAGCGTCTGGGAGAACTGCTGCTGGCCCGGCGAAATCGGACCTGGTTGCTTAAACAAGGGGCAAAGGAATTTGGCAAAAGGCATTATCCGTTGTTTTTTCTGCTGCATATAGCCTGGTTTAGTTGTCTGCTGAGCGAAAGCCTGTATAACGGACCGACGCTGCACAGCTTTTGGTATATATGGGGCGTGGGACTGGCAGTGGCTCAGGTCCTCCGGTATTGGTGCATGGGGAGTTTAGGGCGCTATTGGAACACCCGGATTTTAATCGTACCGGGAGCGGCGCGGATACGGCGCGGCCCTTACCGCTATGTGCCGCATCCCAATTATGTGGCGGTCTGTTTGGAATTATTTTGTATTCCCATGATCTTTGACGCTATGGTAACGGCCCTGCTATTTTCCCTGCTTAATCTTATCTTGCTGGTAGGCGTCCGGGTCCCGACTGAGAACAAGGCTTTACGGCTGCTGCAATAA
- the thiC gene encoding phosphomethylpyrimidine synthase ThiC produces MNYTTQMDAAKKGIITRQMELVAQKERMEVTRLRDLIAEGKVVIPANKHHTSLAPEGVGAGLRTKINVNLGVSKDCCDLDLELEKARKAIDLKAEAIMDLSCYGKTQEFRRKLIDFSPAMIGTVPMYDAVGMLDKELKDITADEFFQVVERHAQDGVDFMTIHCGINRATAERIKRNKRLTHIVSRGGSLLFAWMELNQRENPFYEQYDRLLDLCEQYDVTISLGDACRPGCIQDATDASQIEELITLGELTKRAWERNVQVMIEGPGHMALNEIAGNMMLEKRLCHGAPFYVLGPLVTDVAPGYDHITSAIGGAIAAANGADFLCYVTPAEHLRLPDLEDMKEGIIASRIAAHAADIAKGIPGAREWDNAMSAARADVNFPKMIELAIDPEKARRYRESSAPEAEDTCTMCGKMCPMKNMKKLMNGEDLCIK; encoded by the coding sequence ATGAATTACACAACACAAATGGATGCCGCTAAAAAAGGAATTATTACCCGGCAGATGGAGCTTGTGGCCCAAAAGGAAAGAATGGAAGTAACCCGGCTGCGGGACTTAATTGCCGAGGGAAAGGTCGTCATACCGGCCAACAAACATCACACCAGCCTGGCCCCGGAAGGCGTGGGCGCCGGACTGCGGACAAAAATCAACGTCAATCTGGGCGTGTCGAAAGACTGCTGCGATCTTGACCTGGAACTGGAAAAGGCCAGAAAAGCGATCGACTTAAAAGCAGAAGCGATTATGGATTTGAGCTGTTATGGCAAGACACAGGAGTTTCGCCGTAAATTGATTGATTTTTCGCCGGCCATGATTGGCACGGTGCCCATGTATGATGCGGTAGGGATGCTGGACAAGGAGCTAAAGGATATTACCGCTGATGAGTTTTTCCAGGTGGTCGAACGGCATGCCCAGGATGGAGTTGACTTCATGACCATTCACTGTGGCATTAACCGGGCTACGGCCGAACGTATCAAACGAAATAAGCGGCTTACCCACATTGTTTCCCGAGGCGGGTCGCTGTTGTTTGCCTGGATGGAACTCAATCAGCGGGAAAATCCTTTTTATGAGCAATATGATAGACTGCTGGACCTGTGCGAACAATATGATGTAACCATCAGTCTGGGCGATGCCTGCCGGCCGGGTTGTATCCAGGACGCTACCGACGCATCACAGATTGAAGAGTTAATTACACTGGGAGAGCTGACTAAACGGGCCTGGGAACGAAATGTTCAGGTTATGATTGAAGGGCCCGGCCATATGGCGCTCAATGAAATTGCCGGTAATATGATGCTGGAAAAGCGGTTGTGCCATGGCGCACCGTTCTATGTGCTGGGACCGCTGGTGACTGATGTGGCGCCCGGCTATGATCATATCACCAGTGCTATTGGCGGAGCTATCGCGGCAGCTAATGGCGCCGACTTTTTGTGCTATGTCACGCCGGCGGAGCATCTCAGACTGCCTGATCTGGAGGATATGAAAGAAGGAATTATCGCCTCCCGGATTGCCGCCCATGCGGCGGATATCGCCAAGGGAATTCCAGGTGCCCGCGAATGGGATAATGCGATGAGTGCGGCCAGGGCCGATGTTAACTTCCCCAAAATGATCGAATTGGCTATTGATCCGGAAAAAGCCAGACGCTATCGGGAATCGTCGGCACCGGAAGCGGAAGATACCTGTACCATGTGCGGCAAGATGTGTCCGATGAAAAATATGAAAAAACTGATGAATGGCGAGGACTTGTGCATTAAATAA
- a CDS encoding universal stress protein: MNAVQYKKILVPVDGSPNSYKAVQHAGYLAACTGATVGLLHVMISFKDLQVYAPLGTTYIPEDFMENAEEFGNHVLAEAVGLLPPEVHSATFLELGSPAERIPGFAQTQGYDVIVMGRRGLGVLKELVMGSVSHYVLHHAKCPVMVIK; this comes from the coding sequence ATGAACGCAGTACAATACAAAAAAATTCTGGTCCCTGTCGACGGTTCTCCCAACTCCTATAAGGCGGTCCAGCATGCCGGCTATCTGGCCGCTTGCACCGGCGCCACCGTAGGCTTGTTGCATGTTATGATTTCTTTTAAAGATTTACAGGTATATGCACCGCTGGGAACCACGTATATTCCGGAAGATTTTATGGAAAATGCCGAGGAATTCGGCAACCATGTCCTGGCAGAGGCGGTTGGCTTGTTGCCGCCGGAGGTACACAGTGCCACCTTTCTGGAACTGGGCTCACCGGCAGAGCGGATTCCCGGCTTCGCCCAGACCCAAGGCTATGATGTTATTGTGATGGGACGACGGGGCCTGGGTGTACTGAAAGAGCTAGTCATGGGCAGCGTGAGCCATTATGTTTTACATCATGCCAAGTGCCCGGTTATGGTCATTAAATAA
- a CDS encoding glutamine--tRNA ligase/YqeY domain fusion protein: MTTNPGVASNFIHDIINEDLKNNKHDSRVHTRFPPEPNGYLHIGHAKSICLNFGTAAKYEGLCNLRFDDTNPSKEDVEYVDSIKEDVKWLGFDWDDRMFYASDYFAKLYGYAVQLIKSGKAYVCDLDAQSIREYRGTLTEPGKESPYRNRSVEENLDLFERMRQGEFADGSRVLRAKIDMASPNLNMRDPVLYRILRANHHRTGDAWCIYPMYDYAHPISDAIEGITHSICTLEFEAHRPLYDWVLEALEIEDRPQQIEFARLNLTNTVMSKRHLRTLVEEGQVNGWDDPRMPTISGLRRRGYTPEAIRDFCERIGISKSNSTVDVALLEHCIREDLNSRAARVMAVLRPLKLVITNYPENTVEELEAENNPENPDMGKRSIPFSRVIYIEQEDFMENPPKKFFRLAPGQEVRLKHAYIIKCEQVIKDEVSGEVKEIHCTYDPDTKSGGIASGRKVKGTLHWVCAERAVDAEVHLYDYLFKDDADSEEGALFNPDSLEILTACKVEPGLLDTVAGTRYQFLRQGYFCTDLDSTRSKLIFNRIVGLRDSWAKNQNKSNG; encoded by the coding sequence ATGACGACCAATCCGGGAGTAGCTTCTAACTTTATTCACGATATAATTAATGAAGATCTGAAAAACAACAAACATGACAGCAGGGTTCATACCCGTTTCCCGCCGGAACCGAACGGCTATCTGCATATTGGACACGCCAAATCTATCTGTTTAAATTTTGGTACGGCTGCCAAATACGAGGGACTGTGCAATCTCCGGTTTGACGATACCAATCCCAGCAAAGAGGATGTCGAATATGTCGACTCCATCAAAGAAGATGTAAAATGGCTGGGGTTTGACTGGGATGACCGGATGTTTTATGCTTCCGATTATTTTGCTAAACTTTACGGATATGCCGTACAGCTGATTAAATCGGGTAAAGCCTATGTATGCGATTTAGATGCCCAAAGCATTAGAGAATACCGTGGCACCCTGACCGAGCCGGGCAAGGAAAGCCCTTACCGTAACCGTTCGGTAGAGGAAAACCTGGACCTTTTTGAGCGTATGAGGCAGGGAGAATTTGCCGATGGTTCACGGGTGTTAAGAGCAAAAATAGATATGGCTTCGCCGAACTTAAACATGCGTGATCCAGTATTGTACCGGATTTTGCGGGCCAATCATCACCGTACCGGCGATGCCTGGTGTATCTATCCGATGTATGACTATGCCCATCCGATTTCCGACGCCATAGAAGGGATTACCCATTCCATTTGTACATTGGAATTTGAAGCGCACCGTCCGCTCTATGACTGGGTGCTGGAGGCGCTCGAAATTGAAGACCGGCCGCAGCAAATTGAATTTGCCCGGCTGAATTTGACCAATACGGTGATGAGCAAGCGGCATCTGCGGACTTTGGTGGAGGAAGGACAGGTAAACGGCTGGGATGATCCCCGCATGCCGACCATTTCCGGACTGCGCCGGCGGGGCTATACACCGGAGGCTATCCGTGATTTTTGTGAACGTATTGGCATTTCCAAGAGCAACAGTACGGTAGACGTGGCTTTGCTGGAACATTGCATCCGGGAGGATTTAAACAGCCGGGCGGCACGGGTAATGGCGGTTCTGCGCCCCTTAAAGCTTGTCATCACAAACTATCCGGAAAATACGGTCGAAGAATTGGAAGCGGAAAATAATCCGGAAAATCCGGATATGGGTAAACGGAGCATTCCTTTCTCCCGGGTAATATATATAGAGCAAGAGGATTTTATGGAGAATCCCCCTAAGAAGTTTTTCCGGCTGGCGCCTGGACAGGAGGTTCGGCTAAAGCACGCCTACATTATCAAATGCGAACAGGTCATTAAAGATGAAGTTAGCGGCGAAGTCAAGGAAATTCACTGCACCTATGATCCGGATACCAAAAGCGGCGGTATTGCCAGCGGACGTAAGGTAAAAGGTACGCTGCACTGGGTTTGTGCGGAGCGGGCTGTTGATGCCGAAGTGCATCTTTATGATTATTTATTTAAAGATGACGCGGACTCGGAAGAAGGAGCCTTGTTTAATCCTGACTCACTGGAAATACTTACCGCCTGTAAGGTGGAGCCAGGTTTGCTTGATACTGTAGCGGGAACCCGTTACCAGTTCTTACGGCAGGGGTAT